From the Glycine max cultivar Williams 82 chromosome 11, Glycine_max_v4.0, whole genome shotgun sequence genome, the window CCTTTGGATCCAACTTTTTTTAAGGCTTCCTTGACCCAAGAATCAAACTATTAGTTCTAGCTTATTCTCATCTTTGTATAAAATCCCATGGGACAAGGGTTTGAAGGTCTTCTGGCTCTAACTCTAACAACCGACCAGGTTGTTGGCACACAACATTGATGTTGTCTTGTGTTATTGCATACCACACATGTCGGGCTACACACTGTGTGCAAAATTGGTGGTCACATGGACCCATTTCAATCCAATCAAGTTTTAAGTCAAAACATATCACACAAACAAATTGACCTTCAGTATCATCTTCATCACTATCATCAATATCCTCTATTGCATAAAATTGACCTTTAGTAATGGCATCATTCTCAATTGCATCTCCATGTCTAGATTGACCTTCAGAGATCCTTTTGCATCTCCAACCCTAGATGAACCTTCAATCGAACTAGTGAGAGATCTCTCATCGTTAGATTGACCTTCATAATCAatttttcctttcccttttgCATCTTTAGGACCTTCAACAAAATCATTGAGAGATTTCCTTTGATTAGCATCAATCAATGAGACCTTTTATGTTATACTCACTTGCTTTAACTTTTATTAGCATCCTCAAGTGATATCTCCAGGTGGATTATCgatctcaaattttttttttctactacaacatgcatatataattattagtaAATGATGTATGATGTTCAActcatgaaaaaataaatgtaagtaAAATGTATGTGAAGTTGGTCAAGATCATATATATTATGTAGTTTTTTTGACTGAAGATCATATATATTAGTTAGTTAGTAAGTTGTTAacttagattttttaaaaaatatgcatatttatttattttgtaattaaagaaagagtttaatgtttatgcactggtataaaataattttacattttcatttaattatatatcattgtttaaattatttaagataaaaaattttaacagtAGATAtcttttgagaattaaaatgtaaatttaaaggattaaaaaaaatctacttattaactttaaggactaaaatagataaatttaaaaactataagaactaaataaataattaaacctaaaaagtaaaattaggtGCACAATCTTTgctttgcacaattttttttaagtgaaaagaaagaaaggtgaaaaaaaaaatgatattccaTTATTCAGCGGCTTATACATGATAAGCTACTtgagacatatatatatatatatatatatatatatatatatatatatatatatatattttgatgagTGAGTACAATATTTACATAGGAATCAATtggtcaaataaattaaaaaaatgcaaaaataccTGCTTGATTTCCTAACTTAGTTTTTGGTTTTCAATTGATCCCTTGTATTTTAAAAGTCTTAAAATAGtcccaaaagaattttttagaaacacgtttttccttttgttagaTTAAACCCAAACAATGTTAAGCATGTGTCACCCACGAGTCAATCGTAGCTTTCTTCATTGTGGAATGCAATAGTGGTAACACCATCCTGTTGGTCACAATGGCGAAGTTCACTCTAAATGATGCTAACAAGACTAAATTTCTTTGACATGAACCCTGTCTAGAGTTATAACCTCTCTCTGATTGTGGAACCACATAATAAACTCATGCCAAATATCGCACCATCATGAAAGTCAAAGGAGCTGCCTTTACCAATAACACAAGTTTAATGCCGTTTGAATTAAAAGTAACCCAAAAACAAAtatgtaactaaaaaatttatctagaaattattttaaaacataaatggtgaatttaaaaaataaataaatttgaggaGCAAACATATAGTTTAGcctaaaaaaatgtgaaatgctTAGAACCTGAACAACCATTGTTGCTCGAAGACCTTTGTTGTCGCTCCAACGAAAGTGGTGTAGCGTTTTTACGAAAATCCAATCTGGCGCCCAAATTACCTTCTGCTGCACTGAGTATTCTTTTAGTTGAGTTCATTGACTCATAATTCCAAAGGCCATGGAGGAACCAAACCCGTGTTTTTTCAACCCTGCAATTTTGGATTCTCTCACTGACGATTCGGTGCACGAAATCCTCGACAGCTACAATGACTTTTGCAACGCTACGCAATCCCTTCTCGCCGGTAACGGCGATCTCTCCGTCGCTTCCGACTTCGTTTCTCACGTTCACACTCTCTGCAAGCACCGCCTCCGTTCCCTCGTTCAAGACCATTTTTTTCGACTCCTAGAGGTACCCCACAATTTTATTTCCCTAATAGTGCTGCAAAGTCCGAAAATTTATGGTGTTTTTTGGTCGCAGGAGACGTTTGAACGAAATGGGGCATCGAGATTTTGGCGCCATTTTGATCCTTATTTTCATGTTGCGGGTTTGAACAAGAATGATGACCTTGATGTGAGTGTTTTTCAACCTTACATGACTTTCCTTTTCTCACTTTATGTTGTGGTGATTGTTTTGGTTGTGTTGTGAACGGTTTAAGCAGATTGATGAGGATGAGATTCAGAGTGTGTTGTATAATGCTTTGGAAGAGATTACTTTGGAGAAACAATATCAGGAGAAGTGTCTGTTGATGTTGGTGCATGCTTTGCAATCTTACAAGGACCAGGTGTCAGAGGATAAGCATGGTTTTGAAGGAGACAGGAATTACCTTACCTCCAAGTATCAATGGATTGTCTCTTCTGTACTTATGGCTTCGCTTTCTCGGCATTTCCCTGGTTTGTATGCAGTTTATTGTCTTTTGTTAGGTTAAGATGAGAGCTTGCAATAAGTGAATTTATTGCTTTGGTTATAGAATTTTGTAGACAAATCTCTTGGTTTTCACCATAAGTGCAATTCTACATCCAAGTTTGCTGTGGTTAGCTCTAATGTATCGGTTAACTATGTCTGTTCTTAATGCAGTATTTTCACCATTGGATTCGACTATGTACATGTAAATTAAGTAATCTCTGTTGTTGATGAAAAAATCAACTGTTGATAGTCCAGCATATCCATGACTTGTTAATCATGTGCACGCTACATTGATCCATCAACAATTCGGATTTGTTAATTTACCCTCAGAAGTGAGTTGCTCACTTTAGAGGAACCAAATCCTCCTCTTTTTCCCTTTGTAAAAATATCTAGTTGCTTGAAAGTTTTGCTTATTATGAATACAGTTACTGTCTTTTGTTCCTGTTGGCGTTAATTTCtcttatttgatgttttttcttGAGGAGCTTACTACATCCTTACTTTTTTGGCCTTGCATGTTTTCCCCCGTTTGCTGGTGCTATCAGTTATACTGCATtggtattttaaaagaaaactggAGGAGGTAAGTGCAATTATGGATGGAGAGTTCTGTGATGATGCATCTCAAAATAAAGATGGCATGAATTtagatgaaaaaggaaaaatatgcaACAAAGTTGGTGAAATGGATGTTGATGAGTGCTATAGCGACCATAGGTTCTCGGAAAACAGTAGACTTGTGAAGAACATTGGAAAAGTTGTTCTTGATCTTAGGAATCTTGGATTTACTTCCATGGCTGAAGATGCTTATGCTTCTGCTATATTTTTACTACTGAAGGTGAGCATGTTTGTTAAATTCAAAATCCTGGCTTTTCCAGTTGTCCTCAATCTCTTTTTTGCCAATTTTGCTCTCCCAATTTTGTTGCATTTATGTGTCTCTTTGCGAATCTAATCTTTGGAtgacatttgtttttctctcatcTGAATGACAGGCAAAAGTACATGATGTAGCTGGTGATGATTTTCGGAGTTCTGTTTTACAATCTATTAAAAGCTGGATACAGGTTTGTTGTGCATAGAGAAGTACATCTCACTGTGGCATGAATGCAAATTAACTGCAGTAATTTGTTCTTTTGCCAATcctattatgttttaaaattcaattgctGTTTTTAATATCATGGTGAAACATAATTTTGACTCATTATACTTCAAATGTGTATTTCTATCATATTGTAACAATTAATGTTTTGGTACTTCTCATTATTCAGTTAGCAATGAACAATTTATCATCTTAAAAGAGACTGGTCACTGGTTGATCAAATGATGACCAACCCCCAAAAACATTTCCAAGTATCCAGTCGTGTCAAAATTTTATACCACATACAAGTTTCACTTCACTTGTTTTCTTAATAGCATTTTTTACTTTGTTAGTCTTGTTGCATTTCAATTCTTACATAACTATGATTCTTTCCTCAGGAGatatattaaattcatttacATATATTGTATGGATTCcgttaataagattttttaggATGCTTTGCTTTGGCCAATCATTTGTTTTCACAGGAACAATTTTAATTACATGctgtataaaaaatatcaatgatcATATGCAATAAGTCTAGTAGGTGAAAAGTATCTCTATAGTGCATATGAGTTCCAAAGTTGTTAATGGAAGAATTTAAAACTAGatcctagttttatttatttctgaaAATTGGACAGTCACTGTGGCActatatctaaaatataatttctgcCCATAGTAGcctatttagaaaaataaatgtatgcTTTCATAATTCTAACACAGTACACTGATAACTGGAATCATTCAGGCTGTTCCTCTTCAGTTTCTTCATGCACTTCTTGTCTATCTTGGTGATGTCGTTAGTTATGAGAGTACTTCATCAGGTCTGAAATCACCTTTGGCACCACAGCCATCTTCATGCTGTCCTGGAATTGATACTCCCTCTGAAGGGCTTGTAAGGTGGAAGTTGCGGCTGGAATATTTTGCATATGAAACACTACAAGATTTAAGAATAGCCAAATTATTCGAGATAATTGTTGATTATCCTGAGAGGtactttgtttttaattctCTGTTTTTCTTCTGAGTtttctattagaaaattaattacccTCTTTTATGTCTTAGCAAATTGAAGGGCTAGATTAGCACCCTTGACTGAAACATGTTCACTGGTTATAGCTTCCAGCAATAGCAGAGAGAATGACAATTATTCTAGGCTTTAACATGTTCTTCTGGAAATGTTGTTTCTGTTTGTCTGAACAATGAAGcttgaatttgaattatcacctctttcttGTTACACTTGCATGCTTTAACCTTGGTTTTGAATAACTTTCAAACTCCAACATTAAGCACTAGTGCCATTTGACATGTCATAACAAATTAATTCTTTGCTAGATTGTGGCTCGTTTGTTCATGTGACATCTTCtgataatttattttcctttctctcCACCAATATTGGAAGCTCTCCGGCAATTGAAGACTTAAAATTGTGTCTTGAATACACTGGACAACATTCAAAGCTGGTGGAATCATTTATTTCAGCACTGCGTTATCGCTTGCTTACTGCAGGCGCGTCAACCAATGATATATTGCACCAATATGTTTCAACTATTAAAGCCCTTAGGACAATAGACCCTGCAGGTGTTTTTCTTGAGGCAGTTGGTGAACCCATAAGGGATTATCTAAGAGGAAGGAGAGATACCATAAAGTGCATAGTAACCATGATGACAGATGGGACTGGTGCACATTCAAGTTCATCTGGAAATCCTGGAGATAGCCTTCTTGAAGAGTTGAACAGAGATGAAGAGATTCAAGAGAATGCTGGTGTTGATGATTTTAACACTGATGATAGGCAAGCATGGATCAATGCCATGCGGTATAGTTTTATTCTGGATGATCATCTGTTTTTAATTGTTCTTTCTGATTTGGTCTGCCTGACATATTATAAActgatatttcttttaattgggCTTTTCCGAGCAGATGGCAACCTGACCCTGTGGAAGCAGATCCATTAAAGGGAAGCAGAAACCAAAGGAAGGTTGACATACTTGGGATGATTGTTAGCATAATTGGTTCCAAAGATCAATTAGTTCATGAATATCGAACTATGCTTGCCGAGAAACTTCTAAATAAATCAGATTACGATATTGATTCAGAGATACGTACTCTAGAACTCCTCAAggtatttattcaaataaaaactcATTAAGCCTTTTTATTTGATGGGTATggagttaatattttattattttattatcccacctagtgggataagacgttgttgttgttgttgtgtgtatTCATTCTTGATTTTGTATTGCAATCTAAACAtttgtttaattcttttatttttgcagaTACACTTTGGAGAGAGCAGCCTACAGAAATGTGAGATTATGCTCAATGATCTAATTGGCTCAAAGAGAACCAACAGTAACATTAAAGCTACCATAAATCAGCCATCTCAGACAAGTAATTTCCAAGTTCATATTTCCCATGTTTGTGATTATTGCCAACAACAATTTTAGCTACTATTTATGTTTCAAgtctttttaacaaataaattggTGATGCACCCTCAGGTGTTGAAGTGGGAGACAATGCAATATCCATGGATGCAATTTCTGCTACTATCATATCTTCTAATTTCTGGCCTCCAATACAGGTTTGCAGACAAGATTCTTTTATTGGTTCTTTGAATTTTGGTGAATGAGCAAATAAATGATTGTTATGATACAGTATCTATTCCTCACTACTCaggttatattttatatttaggttCAGCAATAAGGCTTCTCAGAAAAAGTAGCAATAATTATTCTTCAgtgcaattattattattactattatatgTGTACTCTTCATTATCTAGCAGTATCTAATTACTTCTTTCTATTAATTTCTATTTAAGAATCACTTCTACAACTTGAGAGGCAGGAGTTATATTGGTCCCATATTCTCTTGTTCCTTAATATTTTAGCTCGTAAATCCAAAtcattttacataatttttcctCGCCTTATCTTAAGCAAATCTAATCCCAAAATTGAGCAAACTTTCTTTTTCCTGTCCCTACCTTTCCTGCTATTGTCACTCATTTTTCATTGTTGTCATCATTATGTGGGAGGCAAATTTGTATTCTCCAAAGGTAAATGTACTCCTCACATGCATATGCAATATTTTTTGCagcaaaatatttgaatttttctttctaaaaggtaaagtagaaaataaaaacacatcaatcaaatcaGGTTTTTAGTGTTGATTGGGTCTTTTCAAGCAGCTTAAACAATTTCAGAGTTTTGTGATATTCCATTTCAGTTTTAATATAATCTCATTGAGATTTTCTTCTAACTAGTGATAtttgctttacattttttataacagTTTTCTTTTCTAGAAAGCTCTGCCTTTCTCttctgttttgttttgattCATTTTCAACTTGAAGCATAAACCAAGCACAATATGATATCATAATGAATTGTTGGACCAGAACAGATTTTTAATGATTTCATTGTTGTCCTGCAAAACTGTCTCTGTACTATATTAACTTTGAAGAGAATTACAGGATGAGCCCCTTAACCTGCCTGAGCCTGTTGACCAGCTCCTATCTGATTATGCAAAGAGATTTAATGAAATCAAAACTCCCCGTAAGCTGCAGTGGAAAAAAAGTCTTGGAACCATCAAGGTTAGTTGCTCTTAGCCGTCTGCAGATATTTGAcagtttttgaatttgatgaatAATGTTGACACTTTCTCACCTTTTACTGTTTTAcctctatatttttttcctaatattatcattttcaatGGTTTAGCTGGAGTTGCAGTTTCAAGATAGGGAAATACAATTCACAGTAGCGCCTGTTCATGCATCTATCATTATGAAATTTCAAGATCAACCAAAGTATCCTCAGCAATCCATGCATACCTTTAGTCTGTTTTTTgattgtataataatattatattatatttcttctttcAGTTGGACCTCTAAAAACCTTGCAGCTGCTATTGGGATACCTGCAGATGTTTTAAATCGGAGAATAAATTTCTGGATAAGCAAGGTAGGTCTGATGGGCCACTTCTACAAATTTTCTTAGTGTTCTTTTTGGTATCACTATTTTGCTGCATGATTATATTTAGTTGGTGTagacaaatattattattattattatcttgagttaTCTAACTTATGATGGCTTTTTCATAGCAAAAAAAATTCGTTTAGTTTACTTCAACAATCATGTTCATTTATCTATGATGATTCTAATATTTCGATGACATGACTTGCTGTTCAATTGAGTATAATTTTCATGGCTGTgaattttcttgtttaaaactGCAAGTCTGTAGTTTAGAAGTGAAGTTGAAAGTAACTACTCACTGTTTTTTTGTACACAGGGAATCATTGCAGAGTCGCAAGGGGCAGATTCCTCTGACCATGTATACACCATTGTGGAAAACATGGCTGAGACAAGTAAGAATGGAGCTAGTACTGGTTGTGCTCAGGAACTTCTAGGAGGTGAAGAGGAGGAAGAGAGATCTGTGGCATCGGTGGAAAATCAACTTCGTAAGGAAATGACTGTATATGAGGTATGTGAGATAAAGTAATGGTTAGTTGATACTTGTGACTTGCtttcatatttttagttaatcaatactaataaaaaaaataacttccaagACTTGAGAATTCTTGCAATgtatgttatttaaaattttaatctttgatgGGTAATATATCTTGTAGCAATTCTTAATGGCTTTCATTCACATGGGGGCTGGGAAATCTATTTAATGAAGGAACACTATAGAGAATGGATGTTCCCTGAGTAAATAAATGCAGTTCTTTGTCATCATCAGCCTGTTATTCCTAGTTTTGCCAATATGCACAAATCGTTTTCTTGCAAATGATGATGGTTTTGGGCTGTACAATTTATTCATTAATGCATCTTGAGGTATTTAAACACAAGGGAGTGTGCAATGCATATGATTAAAGATATCTAACTGGTGTAGCTTCATGGCAGAAATTTATCCTGGGGATGCTCACAAACTTTGGTAGCATGGCATTAGACCGAATTCACAATACTCTCAAGGTAAGAATGGCTTGTCTTGTACcccctgaattttttttacacctaATCACCTATATAAATGTTTGGACACAGATAGACCAATCAGTTAGATTGGTTACATGATTGTATTGTTGCAGATGTTTTGCATTGCCGATCCCCCATATGACAAGTCACTCCAGCAACTACAAAGCTTTTTGTCTGGTCTAGTTTCTGAGGAGAAGTTAGAACTTCGGGATGGAATGTACTTTCTAAAGAAGTAGTTTGACTTCGGAGTTGAAATGGAATCAATTTGGTCATGAGTTCTGAGCAAAAATGTGAGATTTCTAAATGTTTTCCGGAACCCGAATTTCATGaaagttttgcatttttttttttaaattaacttgGTCATCATCAGTTATCACAAATTTCTTTCATTGCATCAATCTTAACTATCCATGCTTTTACTGATGTGTTTGTTCATTAGTCATTACCACATAAGGTTCATGAATGACTTTATCTTTGGAATTCACTGAAACAGCAGCTTGAGCTCCATTTTTGGTGGCATCTTTGTGTTGTCCTGAGGAAATTGCTATATATGCTTCCACTCTAGGGATAACACAAATTCAAGCACACCAAAGATAATCTTTGTTCCAGGAGATGAGGATTTGAAGACATTATTTGCTCTTTTGGCTTTCATGGTGTGCTACTCCTGGTTTTGCTAATCCTTTTCCAAAGATtcctcttttttatattatctattCTCACTGAGTCACCTACCGCTATGTAAATGTGTATTATTTACTGCTAATTTAGTGTTGtggataaattatattatattgaataggagaaaatattttatatggcCCCATGCAGTGTTTACATCAAATAGTGTAAAAGTTAATTCGTATGAGCAAACTAAGGGAATTTGTATGGAACAAACTCTTCCCAAGTTGATCCTTATCTAGTTGGGGTTGCACCCcgttgaaattattaaaattttaagaaattgaagttcATGGGTTCGTGTCGTGTTAGACCAAGGGGACTATTGGGCTTGATTAATggtaattaatttacaaattttaataactaaatttagtGTCATGCAATTTtggcattaatttttttagaagcgATTTTAGGCTTTAAATTGGTGATTTACTTATattgaaatccttgattttaattctttttaagatcattaaagtgttttttattgaagaaaGTTCAAATTGTGATCCACTTTACATAATGCAaactttactattttttttaaattattgttttagtcttttaatttattttttagatttaatttgatctttagtttttttatttaatttgatcttttaatttttttaaatcgatttaatttgatctttcagtttaatttataagaaattatattttatggcagtttaaaattttcattaagtGGTTTTaaattgttacaaaatatatattttataaaaaaaaaattaattttaaaaattaaagaactaaattgaataaaaaaattaaaaaaattaaattgaatctaaataataaattagtgggaaaaaataattaaccatttttttttttgtgaatacaAATACTcgacaatgataaaattatcaatagtattaaattaaacaatgttAATTACTGGGATAAATTGTTTCCAATTTGTAATATTGAATGCGatgaagaaaacatttttttttctcgagAAAATTTActgttaatatttattatatagtaTGAAGTATTATTTTGCCATGAGAAGGAGAAAGTCCTTATCGAGTcgattatga encodes:
- the LOC100785428 gene encoding anaphase-promoting complex subunit 2 isoform X4; translation: MDGEFCDDASQNKDGMNLDEKGKICNKVGEMDVDECYSDHRFSENSRLVKNIGKVVLDLRNLGFTSMAEDAYASAIFLLLKAKVHDVAGDDFRSSVLQSIKSWIQAVPLQFLHALLVYLGDVVSYESTSSGLKSPLAPQPSSCCPGIDTPSEGLVRWKLRLEYFAYETLQDLRIAKLFEIIVDYPESSPAIEDLKLCLEYTGQHSKLVESFISALRYRLLTAGASTNDILHQYVSTIKALRTIDPAGVFLEAVGEPIRDYLRGRRDTIKCIVTMMTDGTGAHSSSSGNPGDSLLEELNRDEEIQENAGVDDFNTDDRQAWINAMRWQPDPVEADPLKGSRNQRKVDILGMIVSIIGSKDQLVHEYRTMLAEKLLNKSDYDIDSEIRTLELLKIHFGESSLQKCEIMLNDLIGSKRTNSNIKATINQPSQTSVEVGDNAISMDAISATIISSNFWPPIQDEPLNLPEPVDQLLSDYAKRFNEIKTPRKLQWKKSLGTIKLELQFQDREIQFTVAPVHASIIMKFQDQPKYPQQSMHTFSLFFDCIIILYYISSFSWTSKNLAAAIGIPADVLNRRINFWISKGIIAESQGADSSDHVYTIVENMAETSKNGASTGCAQELLGGEEEEERSVASVENQLRKEMTVYEKFILGMLTNFGSMALDRIHNTLKMFCIADPPYDKSLQQLQSFLSGLVSEEKLELRDGMYFLKK
- the LOC100785428 gene encoding anaphase-promoting complex subunit 2 isoform X3, with product MEEPNPCFFNPAILDSLTDDSVHEILDSYNDFCNATQSLLAGNGDLSVASDFVSHVHTLCKHRLRSLVQDHFFRLLEETFERNGASRFWRHFDPYFHVAGLNKNDDLDIDEDEIQSVLYNALEEITLEKQYQEKCLLMLVHALQSYKDQVSEDKHGFEGDRNYLTSKYQWIVSSVLMASLSRHFPVILHWYFKRKLEEVSAIMDGEFCDDASQNKDGMNLDEKGKICNKVGEMDVDECYSDHRFSENSRLVKNIGKVVLDLRNLGFTSMAEDAYASAIFLLLKAKVHDVAGDDFRSSVLQSIKSWIQAVPLQFLHALLVYLGDVVSYESTSSGLKSPLAPQPSSCCPGIDTPSEGLVRWKLRLEYFAYETLQDLRIAKLFEIIVDYPESSPAIEDLKLCLEYTGQHSKLVESFISALRYRLLTAGASTNDILHQYVSTIKALRTIDPAGVFLEAVGEPIRDYLRGRRDTIKCIVTMMTDGTGAHSSSSGNPGDSLLEELNRDEEIQENAGVDDFNTDDRQAWINAMRWQPDPVEADPLKGSRNQRKVDILGMIVSIIGSKDQLVHEYRTMLAEKLLNKSDYDIDSEIRTLELLKIHFGESSLQKCEIMLNDLIGSKRTNSNIKATINQPSQTSVEVGDNAISMDAISATIISSNFWPPIQDEPLNLPEPVDQLLSDYAKRFNEIKTPRKLQWKKSLGTIKLELQFQDREIQFTVAPVHASIIMKFQDQPKYPQQSMHTFSLFFDCIIILYYISSFSWTSKNLAAAIGIPADVLNRRINFWISKGIIAESQGADSSDHVYTIVENMAETSKNGASTGCAQELLGGEEEEERSVASVENQLRKEMTVYEKFILGMLTNFGSMALDRIHNTLKIDQSVRLVT
- the LOC100785428 gene encoding anaphase-promoting complex subunit 2 isoform X1 — encoded protein: MEEPNPCFFNPAILDSLTDDSVHEILDSYNDFCNATQSLLAGNGDLSVASDFVSHVHTLCKHRLRSLVQDHFFRLLEETFERNGASRFWRHFDPYFHVAGLNKNDDLDIDEDEIQSVLYNALEEITLEKQYQEKCLLMLVHALQSYKDQVSEDKHGFEGDRNYLTSKYQWIVSSVLMASLSRHFPVILHWYFKRKLEEVSAIMDGEFCDDASQNKDGMNLDEKGKICNKVGEMDVDECYSDHRFSENSRLVKNIGKVVLDLRNLGFTSMAEDAYASAIFLLLKAKVHDVAGDDFRSSVLQSIKSWIQAVPLQFLHALLVYLGDVVSYESTSSGLKSPLAPQPSSCCPGIDTPSEGLVRWKLRLEYFAYETLQDLRIAKLFEIIVDYPESSPAIEDLKLCLEYTGQHSKLVESFISALRYRLLTAGASTNDILHQYVSTIKALRTIDPAGVFLEAVGEPIRDYLRGRRDTIKCIVTMMTDGTGAHSSSSGNPGDSLLEELNRDEEIQENAGVDDFNTDDRQAWINAMRWQPDPVEADPLKGSRNQRKVDILGMIVSIIGSKDQLVHEYRTMLAEKLLNKSDYDIDSEIRTLELLKIHFGESSLQKCEIMLNDLIGSKRTNSNIKATINQPSQTSVEVGDNAISMDAISATIISSNFWPPIQDEPLNLPEPVDQLLSDYAKRFNEIKTPRKLQWKKSLGTIKLELQFQDREIQFTVAPVHASIIMKFQDQPKYPQQSMHTFSLFFDCIIILYYISSFSWTSKNLAAAIGIPADVLNRRINFWISKGIIAESQGADSSDHVYTIVENMAETSKNGASTGCAQELLGGEEEEERSVASVENQLRKEMTVYEKFILGMLTNFGSMALDRIHNTLKMFCIADPPYDKSLQQLQSFLSGLVSEEKLELRDGMYFLKK
- the LOC100785428 gene encoding anaphase-promoting complex subunit 2 isoform X2; protein product: MEEPNPCFFNPAILDSLTDDSVHEILDSYNDFCNATQSLLAGNGDLSVASDFVSHVHTLCKHRLRSLVQDHFFRLLEETFERNGASRFWRHFDPYFHVAGLNKNDDLDIDEDEIQSVLYNALEEITLEKQYQEKCLLMLVHALQSYKDQVSEDKHGFEGDRNYLTSKYQWIVSSVLMASLSRHFPVILHWYFKRKLEEVSAIMDGEFCDDASQNKDGMNLDEKGKICNKVGEMDVDECYSDHRFSENSRLVKNIGKVVLDLRNLGFTSMAEDAYASAIFLLLKAKVHDVAGDDFRSSVLQSIKSWIQAVPLQFLHALLVYLGDVVSYESTSSGLKSPLAPQPSSCCPGIDTPSEGLVRWKLRLEYFAYETLQDLRIAKLFEIIVDYPESSPAIEDLKLCLEYTGQHSKLVESFISALRYRLLTAGASTNDILHQYVSTIKALRTIDPAGVFLEAVGEPIRDYLRGRRDTIKCIVTMMTDGTGAHSSSSGNPGDSLLEELNRDEEIQENAGVDDFNTDDRQAWINAMRWQPDPVEADPLKGSRNQRKVDILGMIVSIIGSKDQLVHEYRTMLAEKLLNKSDYDIDSEIRTLELLKIHFGESSLQKCEIMLNDLIGSKRTNSNIKATINQPSQTSVEVGDNAISMDAISATIISSNFWPPIQDEPLNLPEPVDQLLSDYAKRFNEIKTPRKLQWKKSLGTIKLELQFQDREIQFTVAPVHASIIMKFQDQPNWTSKNLAAAIGIPADVLNRRINFWISKGIIAESQGADSSDHVYTIVENMAETSKNGASTGCAQELLGGEEEEERSVASVENQLRKEMTVYEKFILGMLTNFGSMALDRIHNTLKMFCIADPPYDKSLQQLQSFLSGLVSEEKLELRDGMYFLKK